ACACGTTCTCGTCCGTTTCCAACCGGACAGGGTACTTGAGAGAATACCGGTCAATGTAAAACTGAAGCGAATACTTCTGATGAGATGGGACGCTATTGGTGATATGATGGTATGTCTTCCTTTTTTCAGGAAAGTACGAGAGCTTTTTCCTGAGGCTGAAACGGGCATTGTTGTCTCGCGGCGCAACCTTCCCCTTCTTAAGCATGAAAAGGGATTTCATACTATTCTATACGACAGCGAACCAATAACCTATATCAGGAGCCTGGCCCTGGCGCGGCGTTTCAACCCCGATGTGATAGTAGATACAAGAATGCACTACGATTCAACTACATCGTTTATTTACGGACTGGTGTCGGGCGCGGCCTGGAGGTTGTCCGCATCAAACAGAGACAATAAGTTGCCATTTTCCGTTCGAGTTCCCATTCCTGAGGGAAGGCATTACATAGCGAAATTGATGTCCATTCTCCTCGAAGGACTTGGGAAAAAAATTGATGATTCAGAACTTGAAAGGGAGCCAGTATTGTCCGTCGAGGAAACGGAGTTTGTCTGCGCTTTCTGGAGAGAAACCGGGCTCAGGTTTCGTGGGAATTGCGTGGGGATAAATATTTCGGCAAGGGATTCGCGTCATCGATGGACTGATGAAAAAACCGCGGCATTGTGCGGAAGTCTGATCTCCCGCGGGAAGACTCCTCTCTTGATGTCGATCCCGCCCGAGCGGAGGAGGGCCCTGGCTATAGCTGAATCGCGATCGGGCACTCTGGTCGCGCCCGAGTGTCCGACTATACTTCATGCTGCTGCTCTGATAAGGGATCTTGCCCTGTTTGTAACACCGGATACAGGACTGGTTCATATTGCCGCGTCCTTTGGAATTCCTGTTGTGGGAATGTATTGTCCGAACGAATCGCATTTGCCGTTGTGGTATCCATGGAGGGTTGAGAACGAAGTGCTGATGGATCCTGAAAAAGTGGAGAACATTACGGTAAAAGATGTGGAGAAGGCAGTTGAAAGGCTTGTGAGACGCACAGCTGCAATTGATGTCATATGATGTCCGGTATACTGAAAAAACTGGAAGTACTGAGCAGGAGAATTCTTTTTCGGGCAATTGCTCCGGGAGTATCATCGGGTAACGTGCCTTCATCCCTGCCAGTTGATGAGACCGTTGACAGTATACTCATAATGAGGCAGGACAGGATTGGGGACATGATAATGACTCTGCCCCTGATTCGAAGGATCAGGAGCCTCTACCCCGGTATCAGAACAGGAATAGTAGCTTCGGAATCCAACAGGATCATCCTTAAATACGAAAAAGGTCTGGACGTTATTACATACAGGAAGGATCCAGGTGGGTTTGTTTCGTCACTTCTTGAAGCCCGGAACTTCAGCCCTGACGCTATAGTCGACATGCACATGCACGATTCCACAACCTCATTCGTATATGCGTTGTTTTCGGGCGCAGAATGGAAACTGCATATTGACCGTGAAAACAGGCTGCCCTTCAACGTCAGGGTGAAAGCTCCCCAGGATGGCCATATCATGGATGCCTTCTCGGGATTGCTGTCTGGATTGGGAAAGCGGATTGAAACCGTTTCAATGCATCGTGAAGTAACCCTTTCCGCAGAAGAGACCGGCTTTGCTGAAGACTTCTGGAATCGTTCAGCCACGTTACCGGAAAACTGCGTGGCGGTCAATATTTCAGCGGGGGGAGAGAATCGCCGATGGGGGGTGGAGAGATACGCTCGAGTATGCAGCTGTATCATGGAACTGGGGCTGAAACCTCTCATTCTTTATTCACCTCAGGATTCGAGTTCAGCCGAAGCAGTCTGCAGGAGCGAACCGGGTTCAATCATTTCACCTGTAACACCGGGCATTCTTCATCTGGCAGCCATCATTCGAAGTGTTTCAATGCTGGTAAGCCCCGACACATCGGTAATTCATCTGGCCGCTTCGTACGGGATTCCAGTGGTGGGAATGTATCTTCCATTCGATCCATCTCTTCCTAAATGGTACCCATGGGATGTGAAAAGTGAGATAATGATGGCATCGGATCACAACTCTCTTGATTCGGTAACTCCTGAAATGGTTTCTGGAGCTGTAAGGAGACTTGTTTCAGATGCGGTGCACAGCGTTCATTGAGATCAGTAGGCGCCTTTTCGCAGAAGAATTGCCGGAATGGTCATGATCAGTATGGAAAGGTCCATCCATATCGACCAGTTATCAACGTAATAGAGATCAAGCTTCACCATTTCCCTGTACTTAAGATCGTTTCTACCGGAAACCTGGCAGACTCCGGTCATTCCGGGGAGAACCTCAAGTTTTTTGAAGTGTTTGACGGAGTATCTCTTAACCTCTTCGGGAATATGCGGGCGCGGACCTACAAGGCTCATGCTTCCTGAAAGTACGTTAAAAAGCTGAGGCAGTTCATCCAGACTGAACTTACGGATAAACCGTCCCACACGGGTAATGCGGGGGTCCTTTTTGAGTTTGGAGAGAAGTTCATGGTTATCTACGGGCAGGAGATCCTCTTTCTTTAGATCGGTCCCAACTTTCATTGATCTGAATTTCAATAATCTGAATTTTTTCTGCTCCCTGCCAAGCCGTGTCTGACTATAGAAAACTGGAAATCCTGAATCTATTACTATCGCAATGGCTATCAGAATACCAAGAGGCATAAGAAGTATCACCACTGGTACAGCCAGCAACAGATCAAATATCCTTTTCAGTACGATGCTGCTGCCGCTCAGGGGAGGAGGGACAGATTCTATCATTGTTATTCCATCCAGGTAGGTCACCCTTGTTGTACTTGTAACAAGATCGGAGACATCAGCGATCAGTTTGTAGGAGATATCCTCCTGTTCACAGTTGTAAATGAGCCTGGCAGTATCTTCTCTGGAAATATCGGGATCGGTAATTATCAGTTCACTGATGTTATTCTCATGCATCCAGTTGAACATGGCTGAATCCGAATCAAAACTGAAAAGGTTATTCTGCGTATCTTTTCCGGCGCAACCGGTTGTTATGAAACCTTCGGTTACATAAGGAATGGATACCTTTTTCTGCATGTATTCCTTGAGTTCATTCGCGTAGTTGTTATATCCGTAGAAAACAACCTTTATTCCTTTGCCTGACTTAAGGGTGAACCATTTGAAGAATCTGTGGAACAAGCCATGCCATGCATAAATCGCTATGGATGTGGTTGGAAAAGCGAAGATAAGAATGAATCTTGAGAACATCAGCTGCCTTGAGGCAAATGTAAAAGCAAAGGTTACAACAACCGCAATGAAAGATACTCGAAGAATCCAGGACAGTTCCTCTACCGATGCTATGCCGAATTCTTTTCTGTAAACCCTGAAAGCCCTGAACATCATCAGTTCTACGCAGGCCATAACGGAACCTGATATTATGTAGTTCCAGAGCCCGAGCCTGAAATCGTTAGGGATTCCGAATAACTGTTCCAGGAGATCAGAAAGAGCAAAATGACGAAGCCAGTAGCCGAGGATATAAACGCCTACAATGAGGATGAAATCTCCCAGGGGGAGAAGAAAGGAAGCGGGGGTAATTCCTTCTTTTCTCAACTCGGGAATCGTCCTTCCTTTGTGCGAGAAGTACCGCATTTTCCTGTAATGGCACAGGGATATTCACTGAAAAATCTTACCATACTTTTCAAATGGTACCATAGAGCTTTAACAGATCCTCCAGCACTTGCTCTTCTGCTGTCATGCCTGATAACTGCCTCCGGTACGTACCAGACAGCCATTCCCGCTTTATTTGCTCGAATGCACCATTGCACATCTTCAAAATAGAGGAAGTATTTTTCGGACATGAAACCGATCTTTTCCCTACCAGCGGGTGTAAGCCACATTGCGGCGCCAACGATCCAGTCTACCATGGCCGGGTGATCCGTGTCAACAGGATTGAGGTGTTTTTGAAGGCGACGTTCAGATCCGGGCAGCTTTCCCAGGAATGTTCTTCTAAGAGCGATATCAAGTAGTGTAGGCCAGGTTCGCGCGGTGGACTGGATAATGCCATTGGAATCGACCATCGCGGGGCCTAGAAGGGCTGCTTCAGGATGTTTTTCCTCGAACTTCATGAGAGAATGAAGTGCTCCGGGTAGTATCACGGTATCCGGATTAAGAAACAGGATACTGTTTCCAGAAGCTTCAGCGGCGCCCATGTTGTTTGCAGTGGCAAGGCCCCGGTTTTCTGAAGAACGCAGCAATTTTATCATATCGTAACTTTCAGCGATGCAAGCTGACCGATCCGATGACGCGTTATCGACTACAATTATTTCGCTTGGAGCTTCAGTAACATCTAACTTCAGCAGAGATTCGATAGTATCTGCAAGTGTCAATGCACTGTTGAACGATGTAATTACTACAGAAAGATTAAGTGGCATAATACTTTATCTGTAAAAGTGGGAGGCGGGAATGAACCGCCTCCCGGGAAATGATGATTTCCTAAAGAACAGCGTCCTTCAGGCCTTTTCCGGCCTTGAATTTTGGTACACTCTTTGCTGGATAGGTCATCTTCTTTTTGGTGTGCGGGTTTACACCAGTTCTGCTCTTGCGGTGTTTTACGGAAAAAGTTCCGAAACCGACAAGGCTGACTTTATTGCCCCTACTTAATGTGTTTTTGATTCCATCAAGTACGGCATCTACCGCGATGCCTGCCTGCTTCTTGGTGATATCTGCATTTTCGGCAACGTGTGTTACGAGATCTTTTTTAGTCACTTGTTCACCCCCTCCCATTTGCTGTTACTTAAAGCTATAAGGTGGAAAATTCAATGTCAACCCCTTAAAATATTTATAAAGAATCAAAATTTGAAGCTATATCGATGATTGATGAACATCAGGAATGGAAATATAGATTTATAATACACATTGAATGTAATATTATACACGATATATGGTTAAAGCTAGAAGTTACTTACATGCTGTTCAATTTTTATATCGGGAAGATCTACGATATTGATTTTGAAGTAGAAACCGCTATCCACATCGGATATATGTCTCACGAATATAGCTTCCCAGCAATGGAGGTTGCGTCTGAGGGTATAACTCTGGTTGATGAAGTTTTCGTTCATCACATCGTAATAGGCATTGTATTCAATCGACCAGCCGGGAGTCAGGTCAAGTGAGGCGGAGAGTCGGAATTTGCTGATGTTCTCCGTATCATTAAGACCATGTTTGTAGTAATGGCTGAGTACGATTCTTAGAGGCATTCCAAGCCTTGTAGTACCTGAATCGGGAAGAAGGGTTCTGTCGTATCCGGACAGTCGCAGGCTTGAGGATACAGACAGGTTGGTGAGTTCGTTTTCGTACAGATCCCAGCTTCCATTTCCGGTTACGCTGAATTGTGATAAGGGTGATATATCAAGGTTTGCTGAAAGGGGTGAAAAAGGATGCTCTTCGTCTTCCAGATTTGCGGACGTAGAAAGACTCAGCGATGCTATATCGAAGCGGGTAATCCTGTTACGATCTGACATTTTACCTTCAAGCGTGTTCATTAGGGAAAACGAAATGGTTCGTCTGGCTGAGGGGAGGCTAAAATCAGAGAAATAGTAGTATTCGTATGCTGCTGAGTCGGAATTCATAATACCGCTGCCATTCAGGTACCTGTCGGGAGCCCACTGCAGGGAAATGCCGGGGGTGATCGTATGTCTGAGTGCGTTAAGGCCGAAAAGCCTGGTAGAGAAGATACCGTAAATGTTCGTTGAGATCGACAGGCTGGCGGATCCCTGAAGCCACCATGGGAGATTATTGTTGTTCCTGTCCCTGTCATATATGGTTCCGGTACCGCGGATCGAGGGTGCGAGCGAAAGCCACCCCCATAACCTGCTGGATCCTGTCAGCCCGGAGGTTAGCTTCAGAGCGCTGTTTGTGGCTCTTGACTCTTCCATCCTTCTATCCCTTGAGAGGTAATGCGCGCTTACATTCCAATATATAGAGTGCCACGGACGGATAAGTGAAGGGTCTGAAGGTGATCTGAAAAGGGGAGAGGATGGGAGTGAAAGCCGTACGTCAGGCATTTCCTGAACGGACTCAAGCTCACCAGGGATAGTGTCCGGATCGGTGTTCAGGTAGCTTGTTCTGTCCATCACAGCCTGGAAGCTCATTCTGCCGAAGTACCTGTTCACACTTACCCAGGAATGTAATTCTCCTGTCATACGATCCTCTGGGTTCTGCTGCGTTTCTTCAAGATAGGAATTGTCACTAAGGAACTCACCCTGAACCCTCACGGTAGTTCCATCCGGGAAATCATGCAGATGGTTGCCGAAAGCCATCCATCTGTCGCGGTGGGTTTGAAATTCCCTTCTCCACTCGGTTCGCAGGTTTCCATTGCATATGTACCTTATCCTGTGTCTTTCAT
This is a stretch of genomic DNA from Candidatus Aegiribacteria sp.. It encodes these proteins:
- a CDS encoding HU family DNA-binding protein, producing MTKKDLVTHVAENADITKKQAGIAVDAVLDGIKNTLSRGNKVSLVGFGTFSVKHRKSRTGVNPHTKKKMTYPAKSVPKFKAGKGLKDAVL
- a CDS encoding sugar transferase, with amino-acid sequence MRKEGITPASFLLPLGDFILIVGVYILGYWLRHFALSDLLEQLFGIPNDFRLGLWNYIISGSVMACVELMMFRAFRVYRKEFGIASVEELSWILRVSFIAVVVTFAFTFASRQLMFSRFILIFAFPTTSIAIYAWHGLFHRFFKWFTLKSGKGIKVVFYGYNNYANELKEYMQKKVSIPYVTEGFITTGCAGKDTQNNLFSFDSDSAMFNWMHENNISELIITDPDISREDTARLIYNCEQEDISYKLIADVSDLVTSTTRVTYLDGITMIESVPPPLSGSSIVLKRIFDLLLAVPVVILLMPLGILIAIAIVIDSGFPVFYSQTRLGREQKKFRLLKFRSMKVGTDLKKEDLLPVDNHELLSKLKKDPRITRVGRFIRKFSLDELPQLFNVLSGSMSLVGPRPHIPEEVKRYSVKHFKKLEVLPGMTGVCQVSGRNDLKYREMVKLDLYYVDNWSIWMDLSILIMTIPAILLRKGAY
- a CDS encoding glycosyltransferase family 9 protein produces the protein MMSGILKKLEVLSRRILFRAIAPGVSSGNVPSSLPVDETVDSILIMRQDRIGDMIMTLPLIRRIRSLYPGIRTGIVASESNRIILKYEKGLDVITYRKDPGGFVSSLLEARNFSPDAIVDMHMHDSTTSFVYALFSGAEWKLHIDRENRLPFNVRVKAPQDGHIMDAFSGLLSGLGKRIETVSMHREVTLSAEETGFAEDFWNRSATLPENCVAVNISAGGENRRWGVERYARVCSCIMELGLKPLILYSPQDSSSAEAVCRSEPGSIISPVTPGILHLAAIIRSVSMLVSPDTSVIHLAASYGIPVVGMYLPFDPSLPKWYPWDVKSEIMMASDHNSLDSVTPEMVSGAVRRLVSDAVHSVH
- a CDS encoding glycosyltransferase family 2 protein, whose protein sequence is MPLNLSVVITSFNSALTLADTIESLLKLDVTEAPSEIIVVDNASSDRSACIAESYDMIKLLRSSENRGLATANNMGAAEASGNSILFLNPDTVILPGALHSLMKFEEKHPEAALLGPAMVDSNGIIQSTARTWPTLLDIALRRTFLGKLPGSERRLQKHLNPVDTDHPAMVDWIVGAAMWLTPAGREKIGFMSEKYFLYFEDVQWCIRANKAGMAVWYVPEAVIRHDSRRASAGGSVKALWYHLKSMVRFFSEYPCAITGKCGTSRTKEGRFPS
- the lptD gene encoding LPS assembly protein LptD, whose amino-acid sequence is MTSILVLAVLFATDTAGPDSTSRDSTLTSQRLETIAYSADSLVFYPDNSDLMLIGSATLDYQDMTLKSDTVEYSADDEIITARGESELFDRGESITGNGMIYSIPSRKGRILEAASKYDFGFYTGATITRVGPNEFNIVDARFTTCDDDTVHYHFYCPVMKVFPDDKAVARPVYLYVENTPVFYFPYWVFPIRRGRQSGFTMPKFGQTSRDGRFLRELGYYFAFSDYTDLWIHGDIMEKTRFVLAADERHRIRYICNGNLRTEWRREFQTHRDRWMAFGNHLHDFPDGTTVRVQGEFLSDNSYLEETQQNPEDRMTGELHSWVSVNRYFGRMSFQAVMDRTSYLNTDPDTIPGELESVQEMPDVRLSLPSSPLFRSPSDPSLIRPWHSIYWNVSAHYLSRDRRMEESRATNSALKLTSGLTGSSRLWGWLSLAPSIRGTGTIYDRDRNNNNLPWWLQGSASLSISTNIYGIFSTRLFGLNALRHTITPGISLQWAPDRYLNGSGIMNSDSAAYEYYYFSDFSLPSARRTISFSLMNTLEGKMSDRNRITRFDIASLSLSTSANLEDEEHPFSPLSANLDISPLSQFSVTGNGSWDLYENELTNLSVSSSLRLSGYDRTLLPDSGTTRLGMPLRIVLSHYYKHGLNDTENISKFRLSASLDLTPGWSIEYNAYYDVMNENFINQSYTLRRNLHCWEAIFVRHISDVDSGFYFKINIVDLPDIKIEQHVSNF